The window TGCTCACCGTCGCTGCCGTTGCCGGTATTGGGTTCACGGTGTCACTGCTCATGAACGAGCTAGCTTTTGCCGGCAATGACGCTATCCGCGATGAGGGCGTGCTGGCCGTTCTAGTCGGATCGGCTATAGCAATTGTGATTGGTGGCGCTCTGGTTAGCTGGCGTTCTCACCACTATCGGAAGCAGCACTAACTTCAGGTTTTGCTATCGGGAAGATGGCATCGAGTAGATTGCCGGTCCAGGCAATGAGATCCGCATCTTCTGGCAGGGGCACCGTAATAACCCGAGCAGCTGGAACATACTTCGCTCCCGGATACATTCTCGCCAGTCTCACCTGAATCGAATCAGGGAGGTCTGCGGGAGTAATGCGCAGGTTGGAGCCCATCACGACAACTTCGCTCAGACTGGACTTGTGTGCTCGTCTGCGCAGGCGCGAGATGGAGATGAGGTTGTGCACCTGAGCAGGAGGCTCACCATAGCGGTCGGTGAGTTCTTCCAAGACCTGATCAATCTGCTCGTCACGAGAGAGTGGGCCGCTGGCAACTGAGAGTTTTTGGTAAGCCTCAAGGCGCAGTCGCTCACTATCGACATAGTCCTCAGGGATACGCGCATCGACAGGAAGCTCGAGGCGGAGCTCGGTCTGGCCTTCGGCGACATCGCCGCGGAAGGCTGAGACGGCTTCGCCAATCATGCGCAGGTAGAGGTCAAAGCCCACGCCAGCGATGTGGCCAGACTGTTCCCCGCCGAGTAGGTTTCCTGCTCCACGAATCTCAAGGTCTTTGAGCGCAATCTGAATACCCGAGCCCAGCTCGTTATTCATCGCGAGCGCGTTGAGACGATCGTGAGCTGTTTCGCTCAGTGGCGTGGTCTCGTCATAGAAGAGATAGGCATAGGCGCGTTCGCGCCCACGGCCCACGCGACCACGAAGCTGGTGGAGTTGGCTCAGTCCATACTTATCTGCCCTGTCCACAATCAAGGTGTTGGCATTGGCAATGTCAAGACCGGTCTCGATGATGGTGGTGGAGACCAACACGTCAAACTTGCGTTCCCAGAAGTCGATAATGACTTGCTCAAGCTGGTGCTCAGTGAGCTGACCGTGAGCAACACCCACGCGTGCTTCGGGAACGAGCTCTGCAATCTGCGCAGCAACCCGGTTGATGCTGGAGACACGGTTGTGAACGAAGAACACCTGACCTTCACGCAGAATCTCGCGACGAATAGCGGCAGCTGCCTGCTTCTCTGAATAGGGACCCACGAAGGTGAGGATGGGGTGGCGATCTTCTGGCGGGGTGGCCAGGGTAGACATTTCTCGAATGCCGGTGACGGCCATCTCAAGCGTGCGAGGGATGGGCGTGGCACTCATGGCCAGGATGTCGACATTGGTCTTGAGCTTCTTCAGCGCATCCTTGTGCTCCACACCAAAGCGCTGCTCTTCATCGATGATGACGAGCCCTAAGTCTTTGAACGTGACGCCTTGCGCCAAGAGACGGTGGGTTCCAATGACCACGTCCACGGTGCCATCAGCCATGCCTGCCAAGGTTTCCTTGGCTTCCTTATCCGTTTGGAAGCGGCTGAGAGCTCGCAAGTGAACAGGGAATCCCGCGAAGCGTTCTTGGAAGGTCTCAAAGTGTTGCTTCACCAGCAGCGTGGTGGGCACCAAGATGGCTACTTGCTTGCCATCTTGGACAGCCTTAAACGCGGCGCGAACCGCGATCTCTGTTTTACCGAAGCCCACATCACCCGAGATAAGGCGATCCATCGGGATGGCTCGCTCCATGTCTGCTTTGACTTCATCGATCGTGGTGAGCTGATCTACGGTCTCCACATAGGGGAAGGCTTCTTCGAGTTCGCGCTGCCAGGGAGTATCGGGACTGAAGGAGAATCCACGGCTAGCCATGCGCGCGCTATAGAGCTTGACCAGTTCAACGGCGATGTCACGAACTGCCTTGCGAGCTTTGCTCTTGGCCTGGCCCCAGTCACTGCCACCCATCTTGGACAGCGCAGGTGCTTCCCCGCCCACATACCGCGTGAGCTGGTCGAGCTGATCGGTGGGGACATAGAGTTTGTCGCCGGGATAGCCGCGCTTGCTGGGGGCGTATTCAATGACGAGGTATTCACGGGTGGTCTTCACCGCATTGCGACCACCGGAGGACACTTCACGCTGAACGAGCTCGAGGAACTTGCCAATACCGTGAGTTTCGTGGACGACGATGTCGCCTGCTTCAAGCTTGAGTGGGTCCACCACATTCTTGCGACGACTGGCCAACTTGCGTGGTGCCCGGGCGTCATAACCGGCAGCACGGCCATAGAACTCAGCCTCAGAGATAACGGCTAGCTTGGCTTCCTCGAGCTCGAAGCCTGCCTCGACGGAAGCCTGAACGAGATATGCCACAGCAGGTTCGAGCTCGCCAGGAAGCTCCGCGACCATGCGCGCAGCAAGGTTACGTTCTGAAAGAACCTGTCCTGCTCGTTCAACAAGACCGTGGCCTTCGGCCGCCACAATGACGGTCCAGTCCTGTTTGAGCAGAGCCTCCACGTGATCAACAGCACCATCCACATTGCCCGCAAACGTGGGCACAGCTTTGGCGTGGATGCGAATCGCCAGGATCTCATCGAGATCGAGTTCTTCCGGCAGTGGTTCGGAGGCATCAGGTCCGTGCTGGAATGCACTGAATGTCCACCAAGCACCACCGGAATAATGTGTGCGCAGTTCTGTCACGGTGAGGAAGTCACCGGCAGAGAGGTCAATCGGTGACTGTGCTCCAGCACTGGCGGCATTCCATGCCGCATGCAGGAATTCTCGGTTGGTCTCAGTGAGGTTAATCGCACGCGTGGCAATGCGCTCAGGAGAAAGCAGCGCAACCGCAGCGCCTTGAGGAAGGTAGTTCGTGATGGGAACCAGGCGATCCACGAGTGCAGGAGTCAACGACTCCATACCCTCCACGGCAATACCTTCGGCAATCTTGGAAAGCATCTGGTTAATACCCGGGAACTCGTGTTCCATTTCACGTGCACGCTGACGAACCGGTGCGGTCAGGAGAAGTTCACGGCTCGGTGGCAAAGCAATGTTCGGAATGTCACCGTCCAGCGATCGCTGGTCCGCTACGGAGAAGGCACGAATGGAATCCACTTCATCACCGAAGAAGTCCACACGAATGGGGTGGTCGGCAACAGGTGGGAACACATCCAAGATGCCACCGCGGACGGCAAACTCTCCACGGCGGGTGACCATGTCGACGCGCACATAGGCGAGGTCAACCAGCTGGGCCGCAATGGCCATCAGGTCATTGCCCCTGCTGCCCACGCTGAGCGCAATGGGTTCCACGTCTCCGAGGTTGTCAGCAATGGGCTGCAGAGCACCGCGAACAGAAGTGATCAAGACAAGAGGGTGGGAGCCATCCCAGTCACGCATCTGGCGAAGCGCTTCGAAACGGCGACCGACGATTTCAGGGCTGGGTGACAAGCGCTCATGAGGAAGCGTTTCCCACGCTGGGAAGTCACAGAGCTGGGCATGGGGCATCAAGCTTGAGAGTGCAGCGGCCAGACGTTCTGCTTCGCGGTTAGTGGCGGTGACCGCCATTACCGCAGGTGGCAGTCCTGCCGAGATACGTGCGTCAATCAGTGCCGAGAGAAGCGGGGCATTGAGGCCTTCAACGACAGAGAAATCAGCATCTTTGTTGGCGTAGCTGAGAGCTTCGGCGATATT of the Aurantimicrobium photophilum genome contains:
- the mfd gene encoding transcription-repair coupling factor, whose translation is MVFQGLSRALSRTPNIAEALSYANKDADFSVVEGLNAPLLSALIDARISAGLPPAVMAVTATNREAERLAAALSSLMPHAQLCDFPAWETLPHERLSPSPEIVGRRFEALRQMRDWDGSHPLVLITSVRGALQPIADNLGDVEPIALSVGSRGNDLMAIAAQLVDLAYVRVDMVTRRGEFAVRGGILDVFPPVADHPIRVDFFGDEVDSIRAFSVADQRSLDGDIPNIALPPSRELLLTAPVRQRAREMEHEFPGINQMLSKIAEGIAVEGMESLTPALVDRLVPITNYLPQGAAVALLSPERIATRAINLTETNREFLHAAWNAASAGAQSPIDLSAGDFLTVTELRTHYSGGAWWTFSAFQHGPDASEPLPEELDLDEILAIRIHAKAVPTFAGNVDGAVDHVEALLKQDWTVIVAAEGHGLVERAGQVLSERNLAARMVAELPGELEPAVAYLVQASVEAGFELEEAKLAVISEAEFYGRAAGYDARAPRKLASRRKNVVDPLKLEAGDIVVHETHGIGKFLELVQREVSSGGRNAVKTTREYLVIEYAPSKRGYPGDKLYVPTDQLDQLTRYVGGEAPALSKMGGSDWGQAKSKARKAVRDIAVELVKLYSARMASRGFSFSPDTPWQRELEEAFPYVETVDQLTTIDEVKADMERAIPMDRLISGDVGFGKTEIAVRAAFKAVQDGKQVAILVPTTLLVKQHFETFQERFAGFPVHLRALSRFQTDKEAKETLAGMADGTVDVVIGTHRLLAQGVTFKDLGLVIIDEEQRFGVEHKDALKKLKTNVDILAMSATPIPRTLEMAVTGIREMSTLATPPEDRHPILTFVGPYSEKQAAAAIRREILREGQVFFVHNRVSSINRVAAQIAELVPEARVGVAHGQLTEHQLEQVIIDFWERKFDVLVSTTIIETGLDIANANTLIVDRADKYGLSQLHQLRGRVGRGRERAYAYLFYDETTPLSETAHDRLNALAMNNELGSGIQIALKDLEIRGAGNLLGGEQSGHIAGVGFDLYLRMIGEAVSAFRGDVAEGQTELRLELPVDARIPEDYVDSERLRLEAYQKLSVASGPLSRDEQIDQVLEELTDRYGEPPAQVHNLISISRLRRRAHKSSLSEVVVMGSNLRITPADLPDSIQVRLARMYPGAKYVPAARVITVPLPEDADLIAWTGNLLDAIFPIAKPEVSAASDSGENAS